The proteins below come from a single Mauremys reevesii isolate NIE-2019 linkage group 6, ASM1616193v1, whole genome shotgun sequence genomic window:
- the LOC120407970 gene encoding collagen alpha-1(I) chain-like: MGRGVPGWTERCPISNEGTERCPISNGGTGGPRLDRALPYRQWGRGGVPGPSVLHSGPAQPAPGCGARGGPRPGSAELGAGGGAGGSRGPGPARGERHKAARPRARPHLPGARSDGAWGSPPPAVTRRARAAGRLPGHFLPADRAGPAPPRHPHGNAPPPAGRPGGETEAGGGLGGEVRARAPPPGEEAALGQRCPKELGARLGPAPCLQYSAEPHPPQDRCTRPCSIRAPPRGTSKHLGGEGKTTRPTFPSLATCLDHDPAPSSTFLAVRSRFSALDYAEPTLTHNQGICPCYSGAEFSPLAPSILFHSGSYTKGLCQVWHN; this comes from the exons ATGGGGCGCGGGGTCCCCGGCTGGACAGAGCGCTGCCCTATCAGCAATGAGGG GACAGAGCGCTGCCCTATCAGCAATGGGGGTACAGGGGGTCCCCGGCTGGACAGAGCGCTGCCCTATCGGCAGTGGGGGCGCGGGGGGGTCCCAGGCCCCTCGGTCCTACAcagcggccctgcccagcccgctCCAGGCTGCGGAGCCCGCGGGGGCCcccggccgggtagcgccgagctcggagcgggggggggggctggcggcAGCCgcgggcccggcccggctcggggCGAACGACACAAAGCGGCCCGGCCCCGGGCCCGGCCCCACTTACCCGGAGCTCGCAGCGATGGGGCCTGGGGGAGCCCCCCGCCCGCGGTGACACGCCGGGCCCGGGCTGCCGGCCGGCTCCCGGGCCATTTCCTGCCAGCTGATCgcgccggcccggccccgccccgccatCCCCATGGCAAcgccccgcccccggccggccggccgggcggggaaactgaggcaggcggCGGCCTGGGAGGCGAGGTGCGGGCCCGGGCCCCTCCCCCGGGGGAAGAGGCTGCACTTGGGCAGCGCTGCCCCAAGGAGCTGGGAGCCCGCCTCGGACCAGCTCCCTGCCTCCAGTACAGCGCCGAGCCCCATCCCCCTCA GGACAGATGCACCAGGCCCTGCTCCATTCGTGCTCCCCCACGTGGAACCTCTAAGCACCTGGGAGGTGAGGGGAAGACGACAAGACCCACATTTCCCTCGCTAGCTACCTGCCTAGACCATGATCCAGCTCCTAGTTCCACTTTCCTTGCCGTCAGGAGCAGATTCTCTGCACTGGACTATGCAGAGCCCACTCTAACGCACAACCAAGGGATCTGCCCCTGCTACTCCGGGGCTGAATTTAGCCCTTTAGCTCCATCGATTCTGTTCCATTCGGGTTCTTACACCAAGGGTCTCTGCCAGGTGTGGCATAACTAA